In Camelina sativa cultivar DH55 chromosome 16, Cs, whole genome shotgun sequence, a single window of DNA contains:
- the LOC104754073 gene encoding protein CLAVATA 3-like: protein MDSRSLVLLLLFCLLFLHDASDLTQAHDHALPTRKMMMMKKGSDWGGANGDKKEKQKGLGLHEELRTVPSGPDPLHHHVNPPRQPRNPSHLP from the exons ATGGATTCGAGAAGTCTTGTGCTACTGCTACTCTTCTGCCTCTTGTTCCTCCATGATGCTTCTG ATCTCACTCAAGCTCATGATCATGCTCTTCCCACGCGCAAG atgatgatgatgaagaaggggAGTGACTGGGGAGGAGCAAATGGAgacaaaaaagagaagcaaaaaggTTTAGGGCTACATGAAGAGCTTAGAACCGTTCCTTCAGGACCTGACCCTTTGCACCATCATGTGAACCCACCAAGACAGCCAAGAAACCCCTCTCATCTCCCTTGA
- the LOC104752623 gene encoding transcription factor LHW (The sequence of the model RefSeq protein was modified relative to this genomic sequence to represent the inferred CDS: added 95 bases not found in genome assembly) codes for MGVLLQEALRSMCVNNQWCYAVFWKIGCQNSSLLIWEECYNDTASSSHPRRVSGLGIDAQGNDKVQLLTNRMMLNNRIILVGEGLVGRAAFTGHHQWILANSFNRDVHPPEVINEMLLQFSAGIQTVAVFPVVPHGVVQLGSSLPIMENLGFVNDVKGLILRLGCVPGALLSENYRTYEPAADFIGVPVSRIIPSQGHKILQSSAFVAETSKPHFNSTGSSDHQMVEEAPSNFVDEQIKQANLRDRNEGGWQNTMGYLTPAEVAVPSTNPDAWLNQNFSCMSNVDAAGQQLQCDDISSKRSLGSDDLFDMLGFDDKNKGCDNSWGVSQMRTEVLTRELSDFRIIQEMDPEFGSSGYELSGTDHLLDAVVSGACSSTKQISDETSESCKTTLTKVSNSSVTTPSHSSPQGSQLFEKKHVQPPGPSSVYGSQISSWVEQAHSLKREDSPRMVNKNETAKPTNNRKRLKPGENPRPRPKDRQMIQDRVKELREIIPNGAKCSIDALLERTIKHMLFLQNVSKHADKLKHTGESNIMKEEGGGATWAFEVGSKSMVCPIVVEDINPPRIFQVEMLCEQRGFFLEIADWIRSLGLTILKGVIETRIDKIWARFTVEATRDVTRMEIFMQLVNILEQTMKCGGNSKTILDGIKATMPLPVTGGCSM; via the exons CTTGTTGATTTGGGAGGAATGCTATAATGATACCGCATCAAGCTCACATCCGCGAAGAGTTTCTGGACTTGGTATTGATGCACAAGGGAATGATAAAGTTCAATTGCTTACAAATAGAATGATGTTAAACAATCGAATTATTTTGGTAGGCGAAGG GTTAGTTGGCCGAGCTGCATTTACTGGACATCATCAATGGATTCTAGCAAACAGTTTCAACCGCGATGTTCATCCACCTGAGGTTATTAATGAGATGCTTCTCCAATTCTCTGCTGGTATTCAG ACTGTTGCAGTTTTTCCAGTTGTTCCTCACGGTGTTGTTCAACTCGGTTCCTCTCTGCCT ATTATGGAGAACTTGGGGTTTGTGAATGATGTGAAGGGTCTTATCTTGCGACTAGGATGTGTTCCCGGAGCTCTCTTATCTGAAAACTACAGAACTTATGAACCTGCTGCTGATTTTATTGGAGTGCCAGTGTCCCGGATAATACCTTCTCAAGGACACAAGATCCTCCAATCTTCAGCTTTCGTAGCTGAAACTAGCAAGCCACACTTCAACTCCACTGGATCATCAGATCATCAAATGGTTGAAGAAGCTCCCTCTAATTTCGTGGATGAACAGATCAAGCAAGCAAATCTGAGAGATAGAAATGAAGGAGGATGGCAAAATACAATGGGTTATCTAACACCTGCGGAAGTTGCAGTACCTTCAACAAATCCAGATGCATGGCTGAATCAAAACTTCTCTTGTATGTCTAATGTGGATGCAGCAGGGCAACAACTCCAATGTGACGACATCAGTTCCAAACGCTCCCTTGGAAGCGATGACTTGTTCGATATGTTGGGTTTTGATGATAAGAACAAAGGTTGTGACAACAGTTGGGGAGTTTCACAGATGAGAACTGAAGTACTCACTAGGGAGTTATCTGACTTTAGGATCATTCAAGAAATGGATCCTGAGTTTGGCTCTTCGGGTTATGAACTTTCAGGAACAGATCATCTGTTAGATGCTGTGGTCTCAGGTGCTTGCTCCTCCACAAAGCAGATCTCGGATGAAACATCTGAGTCCTGCAAAACCACTTTGACTAAAGTTAGTAATTCTTCGGTTACCACTCCATCTCACAGTAGCCCTCAAGGTAGCCAGTTATTTGAAAAGAAACACGTGCAACCACCGGGGCCATCATCGGTGTACGGGTCTCAGATCAGTTCTTGGGTTGAACAAGCACACAGCTTGAAGCGTGAGGACAGTCCAAGGATGGTGAATAAGAACGAaactgcaaaaccaactaataACCGTAAAAGGCTTAAACCAGGAGAGAATCCAAGACCAAGGCCTAAAGATCGCCAGATGATTCAAGATCGTGTCAAGGAGTTGCGTGAAATCATACCAAACGGTGCAAAA TGTAGCATTGATGCACTCCTCGAACGTACAATAAAGCACATGCTCTTCTTGCAAAACGTCTCGAAGCATGCTGATAAGCTGAAACATACCGGGGAATCTAAT ATTATGaaagaggaaggtggaggagcaACATGGGCTTTTGAAGTCGGGTCAAAGTCTATGGTGTGTCCAATCGTCGTAGAGGATATAAACCCACCTCGCATTTTCCAAGTTGAG ATGTTATGCGAACAGCGAGGATTCTTTCTAGAAATAGCTGATTGGATCAGAAGCTTAGGGTTGACGATCTTGAAGGGTGTCATCGAAACTCGAATAGACAAGATTTGGGCTCGCTTCACCGTTGag GCAACTAGAGACGTGACGAGGATGGAGATATTCATGCAGCTAGTGAATATCTTGGAGCAGACAATGAAATGTGGAGGCAACTCTAAAACTATTTTGGATGGTATCAAAGCTACAATGCCCCTACCGGTTACTGGTGGCTGTTCTATGTAA
- the LOC104754074 gene encoding cationic amino acid transporter 8, vacuolar-like, translating to MAKSFRRERDKTAKASISTSSPTKVSIPAKSVSALLSVLCYAEFGVEIPVTRGSFSYLRVELGDFIAFIAAANILLEAIVGAAGLGRSWSSYLASLVENDSDYFRIKVDSFAKGFDLLDPVVVAVLLVANGIAMSGTKRTSWLNFITSIVTVCVIVFIVIVGFDMVSNMAEETEKPSRDIPIGLVGSMSMIIVVYCLMALALTMMVKYTEIDVNAAYFVAFTQIGMKWAKYLVGICALKGMTTSLHVGSLGQAWYTTQIARSHMIHPWFALVHPKQKPLSMLLPSEYQRFGTQALEVG from the exons ATGGCCAAAA GTTTtcgaagagaaagagacaaaacgGCGAAAGCTTCGATTTCTACATCTTCGCCGACTAAGGTTAGTATTCCGGCCAAAAGTGTCTCTGCTTTGCTCTCAGTTCTCTGTTATGCTGAGTTTGGAGTTGAGATTCCTGTCACTCGAGGCTCTTTCTCATATCTTAGGGTTGAATTAGGGGATTTTATAGCCTTTATTGCTGCTGCGAATATATTGCTTGAGGCTATTGTTGGTGCTGCTGGATTAGGGAGGTCATGGTCTTCGTATCTAGCTAGTTTGGTCGAGAATGATTCTGATTATTTCCGGATTAAAGTCGATTCCTTTGCTAAAGGGTTTGATCTTCTTGATCCGGTTGTTGTTGCTGTGCTTTTAGTTGCTAATGGTATTGCCATGAGTGGAACAAAGAGGACTTcttggttgaattttattactTCCATTGTCACTGTTTGTGTTATTGTGTTTATCGTCATTGTGGGGTTTGATATGGTGTCGAACATGGCTGAGGAAACAGAGAAACCTTCCAGAGATATACCTATTGGTTTGGTTGGCTCGATGTCTATGATCATTGTGGTTTATTGTTTGATGGCTTTGGCTTTGACTATGATGGTGAAATACACTGAAATCGATGTGAATGCAGCttattttgttgcttttacTCAGATTGGGATGAAATGGGCAAAGTACTTGGTTGGTATATGCGCTTTAAAGGGAATGACGACAAGCCTGCATGTTGGATCTCTAGGTCAAGCTTGGTACACCACTCAGATTGCTCGGTCTCATATGATTCATCCATGGTTTGCTTTGGTTCATCCTAAACAGAAACCCCTATCAATGCTTCTTCCATCGGAGTATCAACGCTTTGGAACGCAGGCGTTAGAGGTTGGATAG
- the LOC104752624 gene encoding aluminum-activated malate transporter 7-like — protein sequence MEKVREIVREGRRVAKEDPRRVVHSFKVGLVLALVSSFYYYQPLYDSFGVNAMWAVMTVVVVFEFSVGATLGKGFNRVAATLFAGALGIGAHHLASMSSATGEPILLAIFVFVQAALSTFVRFFPRVKARYDYSLLIFILTFALISVSGFREEQVLMLTHKRISTVIIGGLSCVLISIFVCPVWAGQDLHSLLASNLEKLSFFLLDFGDKYCEAVGNDDTKEVDKRKKDFDNYKSVLNSKSNEESLANFAKWEPGHGQFRFRHPWKQYLALGELIRQCAYRIHALNSYLNADDTKVPVDIKHKLREPLKRMSLESGKAMKEMSMSLKKMTKPSSCDIHVQNARSACKSLTNLLNSGILKEVEPLELISLLTAISLLIDIINLTEKILESLHELASAAKFKDKIERPLSFEKTNAKSIVCVRPIKCQDDHVITIIEDDGNNDDTSKNDNCSKEVSNREKYEGSDTHVHIKCVSCGGHTCLCDVVECSR from the exons ATGgaaaaagtgagagagattgtgagagaaGGGAGAAGAGTGGCAAAAGAAGACCCAAGGAGAGTTGTTCACTCGTTTAAAGTGGGTCTGGTTCTTGCCTTGGTCTCTTCTTTCTATTATTACCAACCTCTCTACGACAGCTTCGGTGTTAATGCAATGTGGGCTGTTATGACGGTTGTTGTCGTCTTCGAGTTCTCTGTTG gGGCCACGCTCGGTAAAGGATTTAACAGAGTGGCGGCGACACTCTTCGCCGGGGCACTTGGAATCGGAGCACATCACCTGGCCAGCATGTCTAGTGCAACAGGAGAACCCATTCTTCTTGCAATATTTGTCTTTGTACaag CTGCGTTGTCGACGTTTGTGAGATTCTTCCCGCGGGTGAAGGCGAGATACGATTACAGCCTGTTGATATTCATACTCACTTTTGCGTTGATATCAGTGTCGGGGTTCAGAGAGGAGCAGGTTCTAATGCTGACCCATAAGAGAATCTCCACAGTGATTATCGGAGGGCTCAGTTGTGTCCTTATCTCCATCTTTGTCTGCCCTGTTTGGGCCGGCCAAGATCTTCATTCACTCCTAGCCTCTAACTTAGAGAAACTCTCCTTTTTCTTGTTAG ATTTTGGGGACAAGTATTGTGAAGCTGTAGGAAATGATGACACCAAAGAGGTTGACAAACGAAAAAAGGATTTTGACAACTATAAAAGTGTTCTCAACTCAAAAAGCAATGAAGAATCTTTG GCTAATTTTGCAAAATGGGAGCCTGGTCACGGCCAATTCAGATTCCGACACCCTTGGAAACAATATCTAGCTCTCGGTGAACTCATCCGACAATGTGCTTACCGTATTCATGCCCTCAATTCATATCTTAATGCTGATGATACTAAG GTACCAgttgatataaaacataaactacGAGAACCATTGAAAAGAATGAGTTTGGAGTCAGGCAAAGCGATGAAAGAAATGTCAATGTCGTTAAAGAAAATGACGAAACCATCTTCATGTGATATTCATGTCCAAAACGCACGATCTGCATGCAAATCTCTCACCAACTTACTTAATTCAGGCATCTTGAAAGAAGTTGAGCCACTAGAATTGATTTCACTTCTGACCGCGATCTCCTTGCTCATCGACATTATTAATCTGACAGAGAAAATCTTGGAATCCCTACATGAACTAGCATCTGCTGCAAAATTTAAGGACAAGATTGAACGGCCTTTGTCTTTCGAGAAAACAAATGCCAAAAGCATTGTTTGTGTCCGGCCGATCAAATGTCAAGATGATCATGTGATTACAATTATTGAAGATGATGGTAATAATGATGACACATCAAAAAATGATAATTGCTCGAAGGAGGTTTCGAACCGTGAGAAATATGAAGGCAGTGATACACATGTACACATAAAATGTGTTTCATGTGGTGGTCACACATGTCTTTGTGATGTCGTAGAATGTAGTAGATAA